The proteins below come from a single Halobacillus salinarum genomic window:
- a CDS encoding DUF2515 family protein gives MNRKQPYLQDLSRALSSQSSKGSKISCNEKETAILKEIRSLTEKNNRNNLTRTKAYYEYYLNHPEIKWALLAHLVSRNGGWNMTDLKGEFLSLLLPEKEQHNFFCFLERGNWLIFQDAYPQLLLYEKSLESGRSLFHLLPHLQISSFMKAMWTYFWEEKDENLLSYSLIINEQMYIEKRVIAHKSYQISVLNTMMFKLQDILNLNHLLIPYYSEDKKETKLSGAVLHHFASLEERIEFGKKLYAMIFSTPSKLSRITAWAGDHLHTGSRSDYWPQLFSATAKSRSGSLHGTRISACSLKENAPLIFSPTLSSAWKDTIQEKAERGDWFDDEKVLKFFAPPTEEKAVNIYEAYCGAIEKMERAVYIEKLFLHKDQQRVSNKENSTKKRE, from the coding sequence ATGAATAGAAAGCAGCCATACTTACAAGACTTATCGCGTGCTTTGAGCAGCCAATCCAGTAAAGGCAGTAAAATTTCGTGCAATGAAAAAGAAACAGCAATATTGAAAGAAATTCGCAGCTTAACGGAAAAAAATAATCGTAACAACCTTACTAGAACGAAAGCCTATTATGAATACTACCTTAACCATCCCGAAATAAAGTGGGCACTGCTCGCCCACCTGGTATCTAGAAACGGGGGGTGGAATATGACTGATTTAAAAGGGGAATTTCTTTCACTGCTATTGCCTGAAAAGGAGCAGCACAACTTTTTCTGTTTTTTAGAACGAGGCAACTGGCTCATCTTTCAGGATGCATACCCGCAGCTGTTGCTTTATGAGAAAAGCTTGGAGAGTGGGAGGAGTTTATTTCATTTGCTGCCGCATCTCCAAATTTCCTCATTCATGAAAGCGATGTGGACATACTTTTGGGAAGAAAAGGACGAGAATTTACTATCTTATTCACTTATCATTAATGAGCAAATGTACATTGAAAAGCGTGTAATCGCCCACAAATCATACCAGATTTCCGTATTGAACACGATGATGTTTAAGCTTCAAGACATCCTTAACCTTAATCACCTATTAATTCCTTACTACAGCGAAGATAAAAAGGAAACTAAACTTTCCGGTGCTGTACTCCATCATTTCGCATCGCTTGAAGAACGGATTGAATTTGGAAAAAAGCTTTACGCTATGATTTTCAGTACCCCTTCAAAACTTAGTCGAATTACAGCATGGGCAGGCGATCACCTTCATACTGGTTCACGCTCAGATTACTGGCCGCAATTATTTAGTGCGACTGCCAAAAGTAGAAGCGGCTCACTTCACGGTACTCGAATCAGCGCCTGCTCCTTAAAAGAAAATGCTCCTCTCATATTCAGTCCGACACTTTCTTCTGCTTGGAAAGACACGATTCAGGAAAAAGCGGAGCGAGGAGATTGGTTTGACGATGAAAAGGTGCTGAAATTCTTCGCTCCACCAACTGAAGAAAAAGCTGTAAATATTTATGAAGCGTACTGCGGAGCAATCGAAAAAATGGAACGTGCTGTATATATAGAAAAATTGTTCCTTCATAAAGATCAACAAAGAGTTTCAAACAAGGAAAATTCCACTAAAAAAAGGGAGTGA
- a CDS encoding DAK2 domain-containing protein: MTLQRLDGKTFAEMILQGASHLKQNSQMIDALNVFPVPDGDTGTNMNLSMNSGAEEVKNVQENHAGVVAQALAKGLLMGARGNSGVILSQIFRGFSKAIEDKETLTTMDFAEAMQGGVTTAYKAVMKPVEGTILTVAKEAGEASKDLASNESDFIPFMERVVNAAKESLKRTPELLPVLKEVGVVDSGGQGLLTIYEGLLANLKGEDMPAYDETVTMDDMVNAEHHKLAQDFMATEDITFGYCTEFMVKFEEDKLKRNPYDEERFRNQLSEIGDSLLVVSDEDLVKVHIHVEQPGDALNLGQQFGSFIHIKIENMREQHTSIVGDRKPANEPPAEKAEYGIVTVAMGDGVKKLFESLGATVVIEGGQTMNPSTQDLSQAIVKAHAKRVILLPNNKNIVMAAEQAADMSEDEVIVIPTKTIPQGMSALLGFNPEAELETNKQEMSGLMSVVKTGQITYAVRDTQIEGLTIEKGHFMGIAEGKISSTDKDKLTAAKSLLKQMVDEEEDEILTVIYGEDVKASEVEELETFLEDQFEDLEIEVHQGGQPIYSYIFAVE; this comes from the coding sequence GTGACGTTACAAAGATTAGACGGCAAGACGTTTGCCGAAATGATCCTGCAAGGAGCAAGCCATTTAAAGCAGAACTCTCAGATGATTGATGCCTTAAATGTCTTTCCAGTTCCAGATGGGGATACAGGAACAAACATGAATTTATCGATGAACTCTGGAGCGGAAGAAGTTAAAAATGTGCAGGAAAACCATGCGGGTGTGGTAGCCCAGGCCTTGGCCAAAGGCCTTCTCATGGGTGCAAGAGGGAACTCGGGTGTCATCTTGTCCCAAATTTTCCGCGGGTTTTCAAAAGCCATTGAAGATAAAGAAACATTAACTACAATGGATTTTGCTGAAGCCATGCAGGGAGGAGTAACGACAGCCTATAAGGCGGTTATGAAACCTGTAGAAGGAACGATCTTGACTGTAGCTAAAGAAGCAGGAGAAGCTTCAAAGGACCTTGCCAGCAATGAGTCTGACTTTATTCCATTTATGGAAAGAGTCGTCAATGCTGCGAAAGAATCATTGAAACGTACGCCGGAACTGCTTCCTGTCTTAAAAGAGGTTGGGGTTGTCGACAGCGGTGGCCAAGGATTACTGACTATTTATGAAGGGCTCCTTGCCAACCTCAAAGGTGAAGACATGCCTGCTTATGACGAAACAGTAACAATGGATGATATGGTTAACGCCGAACACCATAAGCTTGCTCAGGATTTCATGGCGACAGAGGATATTACTTTCGGATACTGTACCGAATTTATGGTGAAATTTGAAGAAGACAAGCTGAAGCGAAATCCTTATGATGAAGAACGCTTTCGCAATCAATTAAGTGAAATTGGAGATTCATTATTGGTCGTATCAGACGAAGATTTAGTCAAAGTCCACATCCACGTGGAACAGCCAGGAGACGCTTTGAATCTTGGCCAGCAATTTGGCAGCTTCATTCATATAAAAATTGAAAACATGAGGGAACAGCATACTTCTATTGTTGGTGACCGAAAGCCGGCGAACGAACCGCCTGCCGAGAAAGCAGAGTATGGCATTGTTACAGTAGCTATGGGGGATGGCGTTAAGAAATTATTTGAAAGCCTAGGGGCAACCGTAGTAATTGAAGGCGGGCAAACGATGAACCCAAGCACTCAAGATCTCTCCCAAGCGATCGTGAAAGCTCATGCCAAGCGTGTCATTCTATTGCCGAATAATAAAAATATCGTCATGGCTGCTGAACAAGCGGCAGATATGTCTGAAGATGAAGTCATCGTCATTCCTACAAAAACGATTCCCCAAGGAATGAGTGCATTATTAGGGTTCAATCCGGAAGCTGAGCTGGAAACGAACAAACAAGAGATGAGCGGATTGATGAGTGTTGTTAAAACCGGCCAGATTACTTATGCTGTGCGTGATACTCAAATCGAAGGGCTGACTATAGAAAAGGGGCACTTCATGGGAATCGCCGAAGGGAAAATTTCATCTACCGATAAAGATAAGCTCACTGCTGCAAAATCATTACTAAAGCAAATGGTAGATGAAGAAGAAGATGAAATTCTTACTGTTATTTATGGGGAAGATGTGAAAGCCAGTGAAGTGGAAGAGCTGGAGACATTCCTTGAAGATCAGTTTGAGGATTTAGAAATTGAAGTTCATCAAGGCGGCCAGCCCATCTACTCTTATATCTTTGCGGTAGAATAG
- a CDS encoding Asp23/Gls24 family envelope stress response protein: MSVDLNTKHGHITISNEVISSIAGGAAVECYGIVGMASKNQLRDGLAEMLRKENFSKGVLVRQDDENLHIDMYIIVSYGTKISEVAHNVQSQVKYTLNKTVGLSVSSVNIYIQGVRVTSE; this comes from the coding sequence ATGTCCGTTGATTTAAATACCAAGCATGGCCATATTACAATTAGCAATGAGGTAATCTCATCCATTGCCGGAGGTGCTGCAGTAGAGTGCTACGGGATTGTGGGCATGGCATCGAAGAATCAGCTTCGTGATGGGCTGGCAGAAATGCTGCGTAAAGAAAATTTCTCTAAAGGTGTCCTTGTAAGACAGGACGATGAAAATTTACACATAGATATGTATATTATAGTAAGTTATGGAACGAAAATATCAGAAGTAGCACACAACGTACAATCTCAGGTAAAATATACGCTGAATAAAACGGTAGGGTTATCCGTAAGCTCTGTAAATATATATATTCAGGGCGTACGGGTTACCAGCGAGTAG
- the rpmB gene encoding 50S ribosomal protein L28, translated as MARRCVVSGKGTKTGNHRSHAMNANKRKFKANLQKVRILVDGKPQKAYVSARDLKSGKVTRV; from the coding sequence ATGGCACGCAGATGTGTTGTATCCGGCAAAGGTACAAAAACAGGAAACCACCGTTCACACGCCATGAACGCTAATAAACGTAAATTCAAAGCTAACCTGCAAAAAGTTCGTATTCTCGTGGATGGCAAGCCGCAGAAAGCTTATGTTTCTGCTCGCGATTTAAAATCTGGTAAAGTTACCCGCGTCTAA
- the spoVM gene encoding stage V sporulation protein SpoVM, which translates to MKFYTIKLPRFLGGIVRAVIGTFKKE; encoded by the coding sequence TTGAAATTTTATACGATTAAACTCCCACGATTTCTCGGGGGCATTGTACGGGCCGTTATTGGTACGTTCAAAAAAGAATAG
- a CDS encoding thiamine diphosphokinase produces MTHFTAIGDFDSVSEASFKIIQANAQQTLVYPNEKDETDLELAVEQALMYKPEKILLFGVTGGRMDHALANVQLLYPLMKKGVPARIIDVQNQLELVEAGTHKLEADEEYPYVSFLPVSLEVHQLTLEGFYYPLTDAYLPYGSTLCISNRLIGDPGTFSFYSGILLVIRSKDLN; encoded by the coding sequence ATGACACATTTTACTGCAATTGGTGATTTTGATTCTGTCAGCGAAGCTTCATTTAAAATCATCCAAGCAAATGCTCAGCAAACCTTGGTTTATCCAAATGAAAAAGATGAGACTGATTTAGAGTTAGCTGTAGAACAAGCCCTTATGTACAAACCGGAAAAAATTCTATTATTCGGGGTAACAGGTGGGAGAATGGATCATGCTCTTGCGAATGTACAGCTCTTATATCCTTTAATGAAAAAAGGCGTTCCAGCACGAATTATCGATGTACAAAATCAATTGGAATTAGTGGAGGCAGGTACGCATAAGCTTGAAGCAGATGAGGAATATCCATACGTGTCTTTTCTACCTGTGTCGTTAGAGGTTCACCAATTAACCTTAGAAGGCTTTTATTATCCTTTAACCGATGCGTATTTACCCTATGGCTCGACTTTATGCATTTCTAACCGTTTGATTGGAGATCCTGGTACTTTTTCTTTTTATTCAGGCATACTCTTAGTAATAAGAAGCAAAGACTTGAACTAA
- the rpe gene encoding ribulose-phosphate 3-epimerase, which yields MTKIAPSILASNFSELAREIQDVEAAGADYIHVDVMDGRFVPNITIGPLVVEAVRPVTSLPLDVHLMIEEPDRYIESFAKAGADILTVHQEACPHLHRTLQLIKSYDVKAGVVINPGTPAEMLEPVLGEVDLVLLMTVNPGFGGQQFIESVVPKIQKLAEWREEHQYTFEIEVDGGVKKDTAKICTEAGADVLVAGSAIFNQEDRKRAIEEIRNSK from the coding sequence ATGACTAAAATCGCTCCTTCTATACTAGCATCCAACTTTTCAGAACTGGCGAGAGAAATTCAAGACGTCGAAGCTGCGGGGGCAGATTATATTCACGTGGACGTTATGGATGGCCGCTTCGTACCCAACATTACAATCGGTCCATTAGTTGTGGAAGCGGTCCGGCCGGTGACTTCCCTTCCACTTGACGTTCATTTAATGATAGAAGAACCAGATCGGTATATTGAAAGCTTTGCTAAAGCAGGGGCTGATATTCTTACTGTCCATCAAGAGGCGTGCCCGCATCTGCACCGGACGCTTCAGCTCATTAAAAGCTATGATGTAAAGGCAGGGGTAGTCATAAATCCTGGGACTCCTGCGGAAATGCTTGAGCCTGTTCTTGGAGAAGTGGATTTAGTGCTGCTTATGACTGTCAACCCTGGTTTTGGAGGTCAGCAGTTTATCGAATCTGTAGTTCCTAAAATCCAAAAGCTTGCTGAGTGGCGAGAAGAACACCAGTACACCTTTGAAATCGAAGTAGATGGCGGGGTTAAAAAAGATACAGCAAAGATTTGTACGGAAGCAGGCGCTGATGTTCTTGTAGCCGGCAGTGCAATCTTTAATCAGGAAGACCGGAAACGGGCAATTGAAGAAATCAGAAATTCTAAATAA
- the rsgA gene encoding ribosome small subunit-dependent GTPase A: MAVGKIVKALSGFYYVFHDGEVYQCRGRGNFRKKKITPLVGDVVEFKADNTEEGYILSIQNRKNEFVRPPIANVDQALIVTSAIQPQFNSLLLDRFLVLVEAKRIEPLIVISKMDQLTDAAIRDMQAYKELYEKAGYPVILSSFNDMPSIDLIQSHLTGRTTVIAGQSGVGKSSLLNAIDPRLSIDTNEISESLGRGKHTTRHVELYEISGGLVADTPGFSSLDFGELEMDELPECFPEFVQVQHLCKFRGCLHHKEPHCAVKKAVEQGEIARRRYDHYLQFLEEIQNRKPRY; this comes from the coding sequence ATGGCAGTAGGTAAGATTGTAAAAGCGCTGAGCGGATTCTATTATGTATTTCATGATGGTGAAGTCTATCAATGCCGGGGCAGGGGGAACTTCAGGAAGAAAAAAATCACCCCGCTTGTCGGGGATGTCGTGGAATTTAAAGCGGATAACACTGAAGAGGGATACATTCTCTCTATTCAGAATCGGAAAAATGAATTCGTTCGTCCTCCGATTGCTAATGTGGACCAGGCCTTAATCGTGACGTCAGCCATTCAGCCGCAGTTTAATTCGCTTCTGCTGGACCGGTTTCTAGTATTGGTGGAAGCAAAGCGAATTGAGCCGCTGATCGTCATTTCTAAAATGGATCAGCTGACTGATGCTGCAATTAGGGACATGCAGGCTTATAAAGAGCTTTACGAAAAAGCAGGGTATCCCGTAATCCTATCTTCCTTCAATGATATGCCGTCCATTGATCTGATTCAATCCCACTTAACAGGTAGAACGACAGTGATCGCAGGCCAATCCGGAGTAGGGAAATCCTCTTTATTAAATGCAATTGATCCGCGGCTCTCCATCGATACAAACGAAATTTCTGAAAGTCTGGGACGAGGAAAACATACAACCCGGCATGTGGAACTATATGAAATTTCCGGTGGACTTGTAGCAGATACTCCAGGGTTTAGTTCGCTTGATTTTGGAGAATTAGAAATGGACGAACTGCCTGAATGTTTTCCAGAGTTCGTGCAAGTTCAGCATTTATGTAAGTTTCGGGGATGCTTGCATCATAAAGAACCTCACTGCGCTGTAAAAAAAGCGGTAGAACAAGGAGAAATTGCTCGACGTAGATATGATCATTATCTCCAATTTTTAGAAGAAATACAGAACAGAAAGCCGAGGTATTAA